The genomic region GGCGTGGCGCCCTCGTTCACCCGCCGCCGGCTGGAGCGCAACCTCAACACCTTCGTGCTGAATGAGCAGGGCCAGCGCGTGCGCGACGCCGAGGGCTTCTCGCGGACCGAGCGCATCCCCGGCACCACCACCACCTACTTCGCCGACCAGCGCGCGGTGCAGTACCTGGGCAAGCTCACGTGGCAGGCCGCCACGGACCACACCCTCACCCTGTCCGCCTACGGCTCCCCCACGCGCTCCGGAGGCGCGGGCCGCTTCGCCTACCGGCTGGAGGACCAGGCCGTGGAGGTGGAGAACATCGCCGGGGCCTACAGCGCGCTGGCCCACCGCAACACGCAGGACTCGCGCGATCTGTCGCTGAAGCTGGCCTCGTCCTTCCTGGACAAGAAGGTCCTGCTGGACGCCAACATCGGCTGGCACCACCAGAACGACACCAGCCTGCCGGTGGACGGCAGCGGCATTGGCAACGCCACGGGGTTCTCGGGCATCCCCCAGTTCGAGATGCGGCGCAACACGCCCTTCTATGCCATCACCGACCTGGAGGCGCTGCCGGACCCCTCGGTGTGCAACCCCGTCAACGGCGTGTCCCCGTGCACGGTGACCAACTACCTGCTGGGCGGCCCGGGCCTGCTGCTGGACCGGACCGTGGAGCGCTACCAGGGCAACGTGGTGGGCACGCTGCTGCTGAGCGGCCTGGGCCACCACGTCATCAAGGCCGGCCTGGACGTGGAGGTGATGCAGAACAAGGACACGCGCGCCTACTCGGGCCGGGTGCTCTACCGGGAGGCCGTCAACGGCAGCACCTTCCAGGACTTCCGCGCCTTCGGCTACCTCACCGGCCCGGACGAGGCGGTGGTCCAGCCCTCGGTGCCCACCTCCACGCGCGCCACCGCCGTGGGCGGCTTCCTCCAGGACAGCTGGAGCGTGCTGGACACGGTCACCCTCAACCTGGGCCTGCGCTACGACGCGCAGACCATCGAGGGCAACAACGGGGCCGAGGCCTTCGACTTGTCCAACCAGCTCTCCCCACGCGTGGGCGTCATCTACGACTTCACCCAGCAGGGCCGCTCGAAGCTGTTCGCCAGCTACGCGCGCTACTACCAGAACGCCGTGCTGGCCATGGTCAACTCGCAGTTCTCCAACATCACCCGCCTGCAGGCCAACCGCACCCGCGCCGCCCAGAACGGCGCCCCCGGGTGTGATCCGCTCCGCCAGGAGGCGCCCTACACCGAGTGCCGCGACGAGCGGAACATCGTCCGCAGCGGCCCGGAGTCCGTCAGCCGGCTCTATAGCCAGACGTTCGCCATCAACAGCCCGGTGGACCCGGACCTGAAGCCCCAGTCCTCGGATGAGTTCGTGGTGGGCGGCGAGTACGAGCTGCTGCCCGGGGCCAGCGTGGGCATCACCTACACCCACCGGAACATGAACGACGTCATCGAGGACATGTCCCGCAACGAGGCCACCAACTACTTCATCGGCAACCCGGGCCGGGGCATCGCCAGCGACTTCCCCAAGGCCGTGCGCGACTACGACGCCGTGTCGCTGCTCTTCAACAAGACGTTCTCGGACCTGTGGCTCATCCAGGCCAACTACACGTGGTCGCGCCTGTACGGGAACTACTCCGGCCTGTTCCGCCCGGAGAACCTCCAGCTGGCCCCCAACGTCACCTCGGACTTCGACCTGGTCTCCCTGACGGAGAACCACACCGGCCTGCTGCCGATCGACCGGACGCACTCGCTCAAGTTCTACGGGGCCAAGGAGCTGATGCTCTCCGGCGCGGCGAGCCTCAACCTGGGGCTCTCGTACCGGGGCGCCTCGGGCGCGCCGCTCAACGTGCTGGGCACCCACTACATCTATGGTCCGGACTTCACCTTCATCCTGCCGCGCGGCAGCGGCGGCCGCCTGCCGTGGGTGCATGCCTTCGACACGCGCCTGGCGTTCAACTACCGGCTCACCCGGGACACGGTGGCCTCGGTGAGCCTGGACATCTTCAACCTGTTCAACTTCCAGGCGGTGACGAGCATGGATCAGCGCTACACGGAGGACACCGTGGACGCGCTCGTGGGCGGCACGCCAGAGCAGCTCGCCGGCCTGACGCCGCGCGGGGACACCTCCCGCGCCGTGGTCGTCAACCCCAACTACGGCAAACCCCTCTCCTACCAGCCGCCGCGCAGCGTCCGGCTCGGTGCGCGCCTCTCGTTCTAAGCGGAGCCCTCCCCATGAAGACCCTTCCAGCCTTCTCGTGGATCCTTCTCCTCGGGGGCGCGGCCAGCCTGGGCGCGTGTGCCGCGGAGCAACCCCTGCCCCAGTGCACCGTGGGCCGCGGCGAGCACGCCGTGCGCTATACCCTGGTGGGCGGCACCGGCGCGTGCGCCGCCAAGCGCGCCGAGAAGCTCGGGGCCCAGATTTTCCGCACCCCGGGCTCGGGCGAGCCCCCCTCGCTGGTGTTCAAGCCCGGCCCCCTGGCCGCCAACGAGGGCAAGGACCCGGCCCACCCCGTCACCGCCACGGGCTTCTTCACCCGCGAATACCCCTCGGACGAGGAGATCTGCGAGGTGCCCACCCTGTCCGAGGCCCGGCAGCTCGTGGCGCGGGCCAACGGGGCCCCCGTGGACGTGCGCTACCAGTGGAGCAACATCCGCGTGCAGGGCTCCTCCGCCATCCCGGGCACCCAGTGGACCGCGGACCTCACCTACTCGGAGGATGACTGCACGGCCACCTATCAGGCCGTGGGCCTCTTCCCGGCCCTCAAGTGCGAGCGGACCGAGGTGCGCAACGGCCAGAACGTGGTGGTGAGGGATCCGGCCATCTGCGCCCTGCCGCGGCCCAGCCTGTCCATCGATCCGGCCTTCCCCACCCTGTGTGACGAGACCACCAACCTGTGCGTGCTGGACGGGCAGCCCCCGTCCCTCAAGCCGTGACACCGGGGCGGCCCGGGCCCGCTCAGGGCGCGGGAAGCTGCCGCACCTGGAGCGTGCCCCCCACCGCGAGCGTGGCCCCCGGGGGCAGCTCCACCCAGCCCGCCGGGCGCTTCAGGTGGCTGGCCACCACCACGGCGCGGCGGCGGCGGTGGGCCCCCACGCTGGGCTGCGTCTCCGGGGTGCTGGGCCCCACGCCACACACCTCGCAGTGGTCCGTGCCCTCCAGCCGCGTGTAGTAGAGCGGCACCGCGCCCCAGCGCGTGGCCAGCAGCACGTGGCCGTTGGTGGCCACCAGGTTCAGCAAGGAGGGGTGCACCGCCCCCGCCTTCGCCGCGGCCCGGTCCAGCGCCTGGGCGGTCTCCGCCAACAGGGCCCCGGCCACCTCCGCCTCCAGCCGGGGGTCCTCCGTGCGCCCCGTCTCCCGGAGCCGCTGGAGGAAGTGGGCGAACACCACCTCGCTGTCCGTGGCGCCGCGCACCTGCCGGCGCAGGAACTCCGGCAGCGCCTCCAGCAGCGGGGCCCGGAGGTGCTCGAAGCCCTCCAGCGCCCCCTGGTGCGCGAACAGCCAGCGGCGCACCCGGAACGGCTGGGTGTTCTCCTCCAGGGACACCCCCAGGGGCAACTTCCCCACATGGCACAGCAGCACGCCGGACTCCTGCGGGGGCGCCAGGGCCTC from Stigmatella erecta harbors:
- a CDS encoding TonB-dependent receptor — translated: MLTFVLWALPTWAQQGASVLTGTVLDASNQQPVADVTVTATAATLQGEEVAVTDSTGLYRLPQLPPGVYTLRFEREGYQPYSRAEVTLRLNRTIRLNVQILPDEFQTSIEVSGTPPAIDVGSTRTGVSVGAETVQNLALIRPGSKGSAARSFESLAELAPGATSDAYGISLNGTSSPENGFLVDGLATGNPAIGVLGSPVSVEFIEEVNVITGGFMPEFGRSTGGVVTAVTKSGSNEFHGSLFTNLTPGFLEGGATRVAREGSVITTDQKLWNLGDFGATLGGPLLKDKLWFFAGVAPSFTRRRLERNLNTFVLNEQGQRVRDAEGFSRTERIPGTTTTYFADQRAVQYLGKLTWQAATDHTLTLSAYGSPTRSGGAGRFAYRLEDQAVEVENIAGAYSALAHRNTQDSRDLSLKLASSFLDKKVLLDANIGWHHQNDTSLPVDGSGIGNATGFSGIPQFEMRRNTPFYAITDLEALPDPSVCNPVNGVSPCTVTNYLLGGPGLLLDRTVERYQGNVVGTLLLSGLGHHVIKAGLDVEVMQNKDTRAYSGRVLYREAVNGSTFQDFRAFGYLTGPDEAVVQPSVPTSTRATAVGGFLQDSWSVLDTVTLNLGLRYDAQTIEGNNGAEAFDLSNQLSPRVGVIYDFTQQGRSKLFASYARYYQNAVLAMVNSQFSNITRLQANRTRAAQNGAPGCDPLRQEAPYTECRDERNIVRSGPESVSRLYSQTFAINSPVDPDLKPQSSDEFVVGGEYELLPGASVGITYTHRNMNDVIEDMSRNEATNYFIGNPGRGIASDFPKAVRDYDAVSLLFNKTFSDLWLIQANYTWSRLYGNYSGLFRPENLQLAPNVTSDFDLVSLTENHTGLLPIDRTHSLKFYGAKELMLSGAASLNLGLSYRGASGAPLNVLGTHYIYGPDFTFILPRGSGGRLPWVHAFDTRLAFNYRLTRDTVASVSLDIFNLFNFQAVTSMDQRYTEDTVDALVGGTPEQLAGLTPRGDTSRAVVVNPNYGKPLSYQPPRSVRLGARLSF
- a CDS encoding class II glutamine amidotransferase, whose amino-acid sequence is MSAVLAVLTSDPNLLRCELHRLEGQVRLQGDTRANAAGVGAYADGEVLMRRFSSDEGLTPEALAPPQESGVLLCHVGKLPLGVSLEENTQPFRVRRWLFAHQGALEGFEHLRAPLLEALPEFLRRQVRGATDSEVVFAHFLQRLRETGRTEDPRLEAEVAGALLAETAQALDRAAAKAGAVHPSLLNLVATNGHVLLATRWGAVPLYYTRLEGTDHCEVCGVGPSTPETQPSVGAHRRRRAVVVASHLKRPAGWVELPPGATLAVGGTLQVRQLPAP